The genomic window GTGTTAGATTCACTTCCTCTTCCAAGAGCTAAATTTCCCGGGCAGGATGGCACGTATTTTAGAACTTCAAGTTGTCCGCCTTCATGATCCGAACTCACAAGGAACTTTCCCTTTTTAGATAAAAAGTTCAGGAAATCAAGAAAAAGATACTCTTTACTTAGAAGACCAGGATAGATCAAAATTCCTGTGGGCTTGTATTTTTCAACAATTTCAATTATTTCATCGTTAAAGTCATTAAAACCACAGAAAAAGAGTTTTCCGTATTCCACTCATTATCCCTCCCTGTTGAGTTCGAAAACTTTTTGAGCAAATTCGTATTCTTCCAAGATCTTTCTCCAAAATGCACGAGCAGATCCAAAAGCAGTTGTCCAAAGTCCCTTTTCGTCAAACAAGATTTCAGTTTCAGAGATATGTCTTTTTTGAAGATGTTCTCTAATTCTGTCTTCAAGTTCTTCTATGAATGTGTTGGGAAAGAGAGTAATATCACCACCGAATACAAGGGCCTCGGGATCAAGCAAATACGCCACAAGAGTTGAAATTGAAACGAGTTTTTCAAAAAGATCTGAAAAAACTTCGACAGGAAGTGTTTTCAGATTCACTTCACCTAAATTCGATGGTTTGTCAAAAATGGGTGGAAGCGTTTCTTCCTCAAACTCACCTGCTGCTCCTTTTGAACCTTCGTAGAGTCTATCCTCGATCCAAAGCCCTGCGCCAATTCCTACTGGCAAATTCAAGTAATAAGGAACAGAAAGAAGAAAGTAAACAACATTTCTTCTATAAAGTGAACACCCTACCACTGCTGCGTTTGCGTCATTGAGAACCAAAGCTTCAAAACCGAATCTCTCCTTTATCATTCTCGATAATTCAAGGTTTTCAACACCTATTGCTGAGGAGAAAACCACTTTTCCATCCTGGATGATTCCTGGCATTCCAATAGAAACACCAAGAATATTTGGATACTTCTTGGTTATTGTTTCCACTGTTTTAAACAGCGAAGGAACAAATTTGTTTTTTGAAATATCACCCCGTTCTTCAAAGGTTTCAACAGGATTTCCCTTGGCATCAATAACAACAGCCATTAACCCATTTTGTTCAACGCCAACTCCTCCAACGAAGAATTTGTTGGGATTCACAGAGAAAAGATTGGTCTTTCTTCCACCCTGCATCCCTGGTGGAACTTCATCCTTTTTCAGAGCAAAGCCTGTTTCTAATAACCCTCGGAAGTTTCTGGAAACGGTCGAAGGATTTATGGAAAGTTCTTTGGCAATTTCTTTCATAGATATCAACTCATGTTTTACCAATATTCGCAGAATTTGGTGTTGAGTTGGTGAAAGAGACAAGGTGGTTTCCTCCTTTTAGTTAGTTGCATGTTGCACGCAACCTTCTAACCATATTGTTAAATAAAAAATATCGTCGTGTCAAGTTAAATTATTGTTAACTATAAAATTATATTGCTTTACTTTTTACCAACGAAAGCAATATGTACCATACATGAAAAATAGCAAATATTATGACCTGTTCGAAGTTATTTGGAAGTATTGAAGATTAATGTTTATTTTCTCCATTTTTCGTCCTGTTTTAACACTTGACTATAGAGAGTGTTTCTGTTTACCATCTTCATGGAAACGATTTCGAAAACGATTTCATAATTTCCATAAATCTTCATAAACATAGGAGGTCTCATTCATGAAAAGCAAAATTTTGATAGATACAGATATTGGCTCTGATGTTGATGATGCTATCGCTGTAACTCTTGCTCTCAAATCATCTGAATTGGAAGTTGTAGGTATCACAACCGTATATGGAGATACTTTGCTGAGGGCAAGAATAGCTTTGAAACTTCTTAAGCTCATTGGTACAGATCATGTGCCAGTAGCTGCTGGTATAGAAAAACCTCTGCTTAGAGAAAGAGATGTTTGGTGGACGGGTCACGAAGGAAAAGGGATTTTGACAGAAGAAGATGAAGAATTAAAACCCATCGAAAAACACGCTGTAGATTTCATAATAGAGAAAATTATGGAAAATCCTAGGGAAATAACACTTGTAACCATCGGACCTCTCACGAACATAGCAACAGCAATCATAAAGGAGCCCAAAATCATTGAAAATGTTAAAGAAATTGTGATGATGGGGGGAGTTGCAAGAATATTCAAAAATGCCCTCAACCTGCCTTATATAGAACACAATATAAAGTGTGATCCAGAAGCAGCTTCTGTGGTCTTCAATTCCGGTATCCCTATAACAATGGTGGGTTTAGATGTAACAATGAGAGTTCCTATAAATCGTTCTCATCTTGAAAAGATCAGGAGGGTTGGGACGCCGTTAAGTGAAGTTTTAGTGAGATTGATAGAGATATGGTGGGACTTTTTGAAATTTGATTTCAGTTGTATGCACGATCCTCTTGCTGTATCCTACTGCATAAAACCTGAATTTCTGAAAACCATCAACTGTAAAGTGCTGGTGGAAACTAAAGGAAAGTACACTCCTGGGCTAACTATCGTAATACCTGATGAAAACTCGAATATCAAAGTTGCTTATGATGTTGATGAGAAGGTGTTCTTGAAATTTTTGATGAGCAAAATATGTTCGTAAACATCCCAGGAGGAGTTACAAATATTTTGTCTTCAAGATGAACGTCTTATCTACGAGAGCAATTTTACCACCACTTCTGACAAAGAAATCACCCACACATAAAAAGGCTGTTTATCAGGAAAGTTACACAGCAGCATTGAAAGTTAACAGAAGAATTCAAGAAAAAGGATTTCCAGTTCTGGAACACTGTGGGAAAAGTGAAGAAAGTGGATCTTTTTTGAGAGAGAATACTTCGTATGTCAACACGGTCAGAGAGCCTCATCCAGAGCTTTGTTTTGTGAGACTTTCTGAAGGCTTTTTGATCTCGAAACACGAGAATTGAACAAAGAGTGAGGATGCTGAGAAGATTTTTGATATTCACCACAGAAAAGAATAAAAGAGATACAGGAGAACCTAAGAGTCAAACCCCATGATATTCTGGAAGCTCTTGTACTCACTGCCTTTTGCCAGCTTCCCTGGGAAACGCTTCCAAGAGATCCGTCGATTGATCGTTACGGCTTTCCAATGCAGATAATTGCCCCTCAATTTATGGTATCTTCTGAAGTGAGAGGATAACACCGATTCTCAGAAAAGGGGTGAGAGGATGAAAAGAGCAATGCTCATCTCTCTGCTTGTGATGGTGACAATGGCCTTTTCTATTCACCCACTGGATATTCTCACTCAGGAAAGAGGAATGCCTTTTTACGAAACAAAGATCTCAACCATCACTCAGGAGGGAGAGGAAATATACGTTCTCAAATCCTATGGAATGAAATGGCAAGAGATTCAGTGGTTCCACAGAGTAGGAGTTATTCTCCCATCGAGAGTGAGATACCATGACAGGGCTTTTCTGCTCGTTTCGGGAGGAAGCAGAAGGGAGGAAAACGAACGTTATTACACTTCTTTTCTCGGAGACATAAAAGAATATCTGTGGGTTGCAGAAATGTTTGAAGCACCATTAATTATTGTTGGTGATGTACCGAATCAGCCGATCTTCGGATTAAAGGAGGACGCGTTGATTTCGGAAACGTTCAGAATGTATCTTGAAACACCGGATCCGTATCTTCCCCTTCTTGTTCCCATGACTTACGGTGTGATAAAAGCCATGGATACAGTGCAGGACTTTTTGGAAAAGAAAGGCTTTGAAATAAAAGGTTTCATGGTTTCGGGCGCTTCGAAAAGAGGATGGACTACGTATCTTACGGCGATCTTCGATCCACGGGTCTTCGCCATCGCTCCAATGGTGTACGACAATCTGAACATAGAGGCTCAGCTCTTACATCAAAAAGAGTACTATGGTACTTACAGTGAGAAGCTGAAGGACTACGAAGAAAGGGGCCTCCTTGATCTGGTAGAAAACAGAAAAGCAAAGGACCTTCTGGAGATAGTTGATCCGTACACCATGAGGCTGAGGCTTGATCTTCCCAAGATTCTTGTGCTTGGCACAAATGACGAGTACTGGACGGTCGATTCGGCGAATCTCTATGTGGACGATCTACCGGGAACCACTTTTCTCTTCTATTCTCCAAACGACAGGCACAACTTGAAGAATATTAAAGAGATCGTGGAAACGATTTCTTCCTTCTTCAAGTTGTATCCAAGACTGCCGGAAGTAAGGTTTTTCTATGAAGATGGAAAAATCTCGGTTGAGAAGAGCTCAGAGATCGTAGATGCGGAGTTATGGTTTACAATATCGAAGAGCAGGGATTTCAGAGAAACGGTTTGGTTGAGAAAGAACGTAGAAGAAAAAGAAAATTTGCTGGTTGGAGTACCTCCTGAAAAACCCACGGGATTTCATCAGGTTTACTTCCTGAGAGTCACGCTGGAAATCAAAGGACTGAGAATGAAGGTCTGCAGTAAAATCGTGGTGGAATAGTAAGGTGAAAACCTTGGGCAAGTGTAGATATTGTGGGAAACCAGCCAGCTTTCTGAGAACCAAACATAAAGCGTGCGAGAAGATCTACCAAGAGGGATGGAAGAAGATGCTGGATCTTGCTGAAAAAGCTTTCACAACTGGGAATTTCCGATCTCTCGAAAAGCAGCTTCTTGAGATAGCCCAGGCTCACTTCAGAACGGGAAAAGACGTGAAAAATGTCCTTGTGACTGCCTGAGAAAAGATGGTGGATCACTTTCTGGACGATGGCAACCTAGAGAAGTAGAGGAGAGAAAACTGGGTCGCTTCATGGAAGAAACAGGACTTTCGGTGGGCGAGCTGAACAGGAAAAATTCATACACGAAGTTCGTGAAGGGAAGATTGTTGAGAAAAGTGTTGCGTGGAGAGATAGAACAGTTCAACGGGCCCGTTCCAGTCATTCTTGGAAAGTCAGAAGTGCCAGTGTGGACTTCCAAGACGTTGACAACTACGAGGTGAGAAAACGCAGAGAATACGTGGGAGGATATTCCGGTTTCAGTGTGAGGATCGCACGTGGTGTTTACTATAAGGTGGAAGGTTTTAAAGGAAATCCTGTTGAGAAAACAGAGCTAGCCCATGTATTTCGTTGGGCAAACGAGAAGCTACAAGATTCCTTAACAAAAAGATTATCTCGGTCATCCCGTACAAAGAGGGAATCATGGTGTACAGAGATACAAAGACAACAAAGCCTCAGTTTTTTGAACTGGACGATGTGTGGTTTTCCTACAACCTTCTGGTAAATCTGGCCACTCTAGAAAAGAGTCAGTAAACCGTGTAGAAAATAAGCTCCCCGGAATCAGTACAGAGGACGGCGAACTCCTTTTCTGAGATTTTGAAGATCTTCAGAGGGTACCTGCCTGTTTTCATCGTTTGAACGACTCTATCATTCTTTATCAGATATATCTCCTCTGCTTCCACAGAAAGTGCCACCAGGTAATCTCCGATCTCTTCGAGGTACAGTACGGGGTGTGGCACGTTGATCTGTTTCACGCTTCCGTTTCTGTCGACAACGGAAACAACAGGAGAAACGAGGCTGGCAACTGCCAGATCGGAACCGTAGAAGGAAATACCATAGGCAAAATCCGGGAGGTTTCTCTTCCAGACGATTCTTCTATCGATCAATTTCACAAGCCAGCCATTTCTGTAATCGAGCACATAATCGCCACTCGCTCCCTCTATGTAACGCAGAGGACGGGA from Thermotoga sp. includes these protein-coding regions:
- a CDS encoding ROK family transcriptional regulator, with the protein product MSLSPTQHQILRILVKHELISMKEIAKELSINPSTVSRNFRGLLETGFALKKDEVPPGMQGGRKTNLFSVNPNKFFVGGVGVEQNGLMAVVIDAKGNPVETFEERGDISKNKFVPSLFKTVETITKKYPNILGVSIGMPGIIQDGKVVFSSAIGVENLELSRMIKERFGFEALVLNDANAAVVGCSLYRRNVVYFLLSVPYYLNLPVGIGAGLWIEDRLYEGSKGAAGEFEEETLPPIFDKPSNLGEVNLKTLPVEVFSDLFEKLVSISTLVAYLLDPEALVFGGDITLFPNTFIEELEDRIREHLQKRHISETEILFDEKGLWTTAFGSARAFWRKILEEYEFAQKVFELNREG
- a CDS encoding nucleoside hydrolase — its product is MKSKILIDTDIGSDVDDAIAVTLALKSSELEVVGITTVYGDTLLRARIALKLLKLIGTDHVPVAAGIEKPLLRERDVWWTGHEGKGILTEEDEELKPIEKHAVDFIIEKIMENPREITLVTIGPLTNIATAIIKEPKIIENVKEIVMMGGVARIFKNALNLPYIEHNIKCDPEAASVVFNSGIPITMVGLDVTMRVPINRSHLEKIRRVGTPLSEVLVRLIEIWWDFLKFDFSCMHDPLAVSYCIKPEFLKTINCKVLVETKGKYTPGLTIVIPDENSNIKVAYDVDEKVFLKFLMSKICS
- a CDS encoding DUF429 domain-containing protein, which produces MNVLSTRAILPPLLTKKSPTHKKAVYQESYTAALKVNRRIQEKGFPVLEHCGKSEESGSFLRENTSYVNTVREPHPELCFVRLSEGFLISKHEN
- a CDS encoding PhoPQ-activated protein PqaA family protein → MKRAMLISLLVMVTMAFSIHPLDILTQERGMPFYETKISTITQEGEEIYVLKSYGMKWQEIQWFHRVGVILPSRVRYHDRAFLLVSGGSRREENERYYTSFLGDIKEYLWVAEMFEAPLIIVGDVPNQPIFGLKEDALISETFRMYLETPDPYLPLLVPMTYGVIKAMDTVQDFLEKKGFEIKGFMVSGASKRGWTTYLTAIFDPRVFAIAPMVYDNLNIEAQLLHQKEYYGTYSEKLKDYEERGLLDLVENRKAKDLLEIVDPYTMRLRLDLPKILVLGTNDEYWTVDSANLYVDDLPGTTFLFYSPNDRHNLKNIKEIVETISSFFKLYPRLPEVRFFYEDGKISVEKSSEIVDAELWFTISKSRDFRETVWLRKNVEEKENLLVGVPPEKPTGFHQVYFLRVTLEIKGLRMKVCSKIVVE